The following proteins come from a genomic window of Streptomyces liliiviolaceus:
- the rpsH gene encoding 30S ribosomal protein S8: MTMTDPIADMLTRLRNANSAYHDDVAMPHSKIKSHIAEILQQEGFITGWKVEDAEVGKKLVLELKFGPNRERSIAGIKRISKPGLRVYAKSTSLPKVLGGLGVAIISTSHGLLTGQQAGKKGVGGEVLAYVW, from the coding sequence ATGACCATGACTGATCCCATCGCAGACATGCTTACCCGTCTGCGTAACGCGAACTCGGCGTACCACGACGATGTCGCGATGCCCCACAGCAAGATCAAGTCGCACATCGCGGAGATCCTCCAGCAGGAGGGCTTCATCACCGGCTGGAAGGTCGAGGACGCCGAAGTCGGCAAGAAGCTCGTCCTTGAGCTGAAGTTCGGTCCGAACCGTGAGCGCTCCATCGCGGGCATCAAGCGGATCTCGAAGCCGGGTCTGCGTGTGTACGCGAAGTCCACCTCCCTGCCCAAGGTGCTCGGTGGCCTCGGCGTGGCGATCATCTCCACGTCGCACGGTCTCCTCACCGGACAGCAGGCCGGCAAGAAGGGCGTAGGCGGAGAAGTTCTCGCCTACGTCTGGTAG
- the rplN gene encoding 50S ribosomal protein L14, with protein sequence MIQQESRLRVADNTGAKEILCIRVLGGSGRRYAGIGDVIVATVKDAIPGGNVKKGDVIKAVIVRTVKERRRPDGSYIRFDENAAVILKNDGDPRGTRIFGPVGRELREKKFMKIISLAPEVL encoded by the coding sequence GTGATCCAGCAGGAGTCGCGACTGCGTGTCGCCGACAACACTGGTGCGAAGGAAATCCTTTGCATCCGTGTGCTCGGTGGCTCCGGTCGCCGCTACGCGGGCATCGGTGACGTCATTGTCGCCACCGTCAAGGACGCGATCCCCGGCGGCAATGTGAAGAAGGGTGACGTCATCAAGGCGGTCATCGTTCGCACCGTCAAGGAGCGCCGCCGTCCCGACGGCTCGTACATCCGCTTCGACGAGAACGCCGCCGTCATTCTGAAGAACGACGGCGACCCTCGCGGCACCCGTATCTTCGGCCCGGTCGGCCGTGAGCTGCGCGAGAAGAAGTTCATGAAGATCATCTCGCTCGCGCCGGAGGTGCTGTAA
- a CDS encoding type Z 30S ribosomal protein S14: MAKKALIAKAARKPKFGVRGYTRCQRCGRPHSVYRKFGLCRVCLREMAHRGELPGVTKSSW, from the coding sequence ATGGCGAAGAAGGCTCTGATTGCCAAGGCTGCTCGTAAGCCCAAGTTCGGTGTGCGTGGCTACACCCGTTGCCAGCGCTGCGGCCGCCCGCACTCCGTGTACCGCAAGTTCGGTCTCTGCCGTGTGTGCCTTCGTGAGATGGCTCACCGTGGAGAGCTCCCGGGCGTGACCAAGAGCTCCTGGTAG
- the rpsQ gene encoding 30S ribosomal protein S17, with the protein MSENNVTEETKTSRGFRKTREGLVVSDKMDKTVVVAVEDRVKHALYGKVIRRTNKLKAHDEQNAAGVGDRVVIMETRPLSATKRWRIVEILEKAK; encoded by the coding sequence ATGAGCGAGAACAACGTGACCGAAGAGACCAAGACGAGCCGCGGTTTCCGCAAGACCCGTGAGGGTCTGGTCGTCAGCGACAAGATGGACAAGACCGTCGTCGTCGCCGTCGAGGACCGCGTCAAGCACGCTCTGTACGGCAAGGTCATCCGCCGTACGAACAAGCTCAAGGCGCACGACGAGCAGAACGCCGCGGGCGTCGGCGACCGGGTTGTCATCATGGAGACCCGTCCGCTGTCCGCGACGAAGCGCTGGCGCATCGTCGAGATCCTTGAGAAGGCCAAGTAG
- the rplX gene encoding 50S ribosomal protein L24 produces MKIKKGDLVQVITGKDKGKQGKVIAAYPRDERVLVEGVNRVKKHTKAGPTARGSQAGGIVTTEAPVHVSNVQLVVEKDGNKVVTRVGYRFDDEGNKIRVAKRTGEDI; encoded by the coding sequence ATGAAGATCAAGAAGGGCGACCTGGTTCAGGTCATCACCGGTAAGGACAAGGGCAAGCAGGGCAAGGTCATCGCCGCTTACCCGCGCGACGAGCGCGTCCTGGTCGAGGGTGTCAACCGGGTCAAGAAGCACACGAAGGCCGGTCCCACCGCCCGCGGTTCGCAGGCCGGTGGCATCGTCACGACCGAGGCGCCCGTCCACGTCTCCAACGTCCAGCTGGTCGTTGAGAAGGACGGCAACAAGGTCGTCACGCGCGTCGGTTACCGCTTCGACGACGAGGGCAACAAGATCCGCGTTGCCAAGCGGACGGGTGAGGACATCTGA
- the rplE gene encoding 50S ribosomal protein L5, translating to MATTTIPRLKTKYREEIAGKLQEEFSYENVMQTPGLVKIVVNMGVGDAARDSKLIEGAIRDLTTITGQKPAVTKARKSIAQFKLREGQPIGAHVTLRGDRMWEFLDRTLSLALPRIRDFRGLSPKQFDGRGNYTFGLTEQVMFHEIDQDKIDRVRGMDITVVTTATNDAEGRALLRHLGFPFKEA from the coding sequence ATGGCTACCACCACCATTCCGCGTCTCAAGACGAAGTACCGCGAGGAGATCGCGGGCAAGCTGCAGGAAGAGTTCTCGTACGAGAACGTCATGCAGACCCCGGGCCTCGTCAAGATCGTGGTCAACATGGGTGTGGGCGACGCCGCCCGCGACTCCAAGCTGATCGAGGGCGCCATCCGCGACCTCACCACGATCACCGGTCAGAAGCCGGCCGTCACCAAGGCCCGCAAGTCCATCGCGCAGTTCAAGCTGCGTGAGGGTCAGCCGATCGGTGCCCACGTCACGCTTCGTGGCGACCGCATGTGGGAGTTCCTGGACCGCACCCTGTCGCTCGCGCTGCCGCGCATCCGCGACTTCCGTGGTCTGTCTCCCAAGCAGTTCGACGGTCGTGGCAACTACACCTTCGGTCTCACCGAGCAGGTCATGTTCCACGAGATCGACCAGGACAAGATCGACCGCGTCCGGGGTATGGACATCACCGTGGTCACCACGGCGACCAACGACGCCGAAGGCCGTGCCCTTCTCCGTCACCTCGGCTTCCCCTTCAAGGAGGCGTAA
- the rplP gene encoding 50S ribosomal protein L16, protein MLIPRRVKHRKQHHPKRRGQAKGGTQVSFGEYGIQALTPAYVTNRQIEAARIAMTRHIKRGGKVWINIYPDRPLTKKPAETRMGSGKGSPEWWIANVHPGRVMFELSYPNEKIAREALTRAAHKLPMKCRIVKREAGEA, encoded by the coding sequence ATGCTGATCCCTCGTAGGGTCAAGCACCGCAAGCAGCACCACCCGAAGCGCCGCGGTCAGGCCAAGGGCGGTACGCAGGTTTCGTTCGGCGAGTACGGCATTCAGGCCCTCACGCCGGCGTACGTCACGAACCGCCAGATCGAGGCGGCTCGTATCGCGATGACCCGTCACATCAAGCGTGGCGGCAAGGTCTGGATCAACATCTACCCGGACCGCCCGCTGACCAAGAAGCCCGCCGAGACCCGCATGGGTTCCGGTAAGGGATCCCCCGAGTGGTGGATCGCGAACGTGCACCCGGGCCGGGTCATGTTCGAGCTGTCCTACCCCAACGAGAAGATCGCCCGTGAGGCCCTCACTCGCGCAGCCCACAAGCTGCCGATGAAGTGCCGGATCGTCAAGCGCGAGGCAGGTGAAGCGTGA
- the rpmC gene encoding 50S ribosomal protein L29, whose product MSAGTKASELRELGDEELLAKLREAKEELFNLRFQAATGQLENHGRLKAVRKDIARIYTLMRERELGIETVESA is encoded by the coding sequence ATGTCGGCCGGTACCAAGGCGTCCGAGCTGCGCGAACTGGGTGACGAGGAGCTTCTCGCGAAGCTTCGCGAAGCCAAGGAAGAGCTGTTCAACCTCCGCTTCCAGGCGGCGACCGGTCAGCTCGAAAACCACGGTCGGCTCAAGGCCGTCCGCAAGGACATCGCGCGGATCTACACCCTCATGCGTGAGCGCGAGCTGGGCATCGAGACGGTGGAGAGCGCCTGA
- the rpsC gene encoding 30S ribosomal protein S3: protein MGQKVNPHGFRLGITTDFKSRWYADKLYKDYVKEDVAIRRMMTSGMERAGISKVEIERTRDRVRVDIHTARPGIVIGRRGAEADRIRGDLEKLTGKQVQLNILEVKSPETDAQLVAQAVAEQLSSRVSFRRAMRKSMQGTMKAGAKGIKIQCGGRLGGAEMSRSEFYREGRVPLHTLRANVDYGFFEAKTTFGRIGVKVWIYKGDVKNIAEVRAENAAARAGNRPARGGAGGGGDRPARGGRGGERGGRGRKPQQQSAPAAEAPKADAPAAAAAPAESTGTEA from the coding sequence ATGGGCCAGAAGGTTAACCCGCATGGGTTCCGGCTCGGCATCACCACGGACTTCAAGTCCCGCTGGTACGCCGACAAGCTGTACAAGGACTACGTCAAGGAAGACGTCGCCATCCGTCGGATGATGACGTCCGGCATGGAGCGCGCCGGCATCTCGAAGGTGGAGATCGAGCGCACCCGTGACCGCGTCCGTGTGGACATCCACACCGCGCGCCCGGGCATCGTCATCGGCCGCCGCGGCGCCGAGGCCGACCGCATCCGCGGTGACCTGGAGAAGCTGACCGGCAAGCAGGTCCAGCTGAACATCCTTGAGGTCAAGAGCCCGGAGACGGACGCTCAGCTGGTGGCCCAGGCCGTCGCCGAGCAGCTGTCCTCCCGCGTCTCCTTCCGTCGTGCCATGCGCAAGAGCATGCAGGGCACGATGAAGGCCGGCGCCAAGGGCATCAAGATCCAGTGTGGTGGCCGTCTCGGCGGCGCCGAGATGTCCCGCTCGGAGTTCTACCGCGAGGGCCGCGTGCCCCTGCACACGCTCCGCGCGAACGTCGACTACGGCTTCTTCGAGGCCAAGACGACCTTCGGCCGCATCGGTGTGAAGGTCTGGATCTACAAGGGCGACGTCAAGAACATCGCCGAGGTCCGCGCCGAGAACGCCGCGGCCCGTGCGGGTAACCGCCCGGCCCGTGGTGGAGCCGGTGGCGGCGGCGACCGCCCGGCCCGTGGTGGTCGTGGTGGCGAGCGTGGCGGCCGCGGCCGCAAGCCGCAGCAGCAGTCCGCGCCGGCAGCCGAGGCCCCCAAGGCCGACGCTCCCGCCGCCGCTGCCGCTCCGGCCGAGAGCACCGGAACGGAGGCCTGA